A part of Eubacterium sp. AB3007 genomic DNA contains:
- the secY gene encoding preprotein translocase subunit SecY translates to MFKTISQALKVKEIRGKMIFTLLMLVVFRIGSNIPVPGINREYLAQMFSGDNMGLFELFNLFSGGAFNNFTIFALSITPYITASIIVQLLTIAFPYFERLAKEGMEGRKKMAQITRYMTIVLALIQGLGLTVGLFKQTIVDQSWFTFIVITLILTAGTAFLMWLGEQINEYGIGNGISLLIFGGIVARIPSGIASVWNKYQEGTMSIITLLLFVIFAILVIVGIIEIQQGTRRIPVQYAKRVVGKKMYGGQSTHIPLKVNQAGVIPIIFALSILQFPLTIMYFFPNTPFYEFCEKYLSPGGSPGVWVYAVLNVLLIIFFNYFYTAVTFNPVEVAQNMKANGGFIPGIRPGRPTVDYLSKVMSRISIVGAIFLAVIATLPTIISQYTGLNVHFGGTSLLIAVGVALDTMRQLENQMVMRNYQGFLK, encoded by the coding sequence ATGTTCAAAACGATTTCCCAAGCCCTGAAGGTCAAGGAAATCAGGGGAAAGATGATTTTTACGCTGCTGATGCTGGTGGTGTTTCGGATCGGGTCAAACATCCCGGTCCCGGGCATCAACAGAGAATATCTGGCACAGATGTTCAGCGGCGACAACATGGGGCTGTTTGAGCTCTTCAACCTGTTCTCAGGCGGGGCGTTCAATAACTTCACGATCTTTGCGTTGAGTATTACACCGTACATCACCGCATCGATCATCGTACAGCTTCTGACTATCGCGTTCCCTTATTTTGAACGTCTTGCAAAGGAAGGCATGGAAGGCCGCAAAAAGATGGCCCAAATCACACGGTACATGACCATCGTACTGGCCCTGATTCAGGGCCTGGGCCTGACTGTTGGTCTCTTCAAGCAGACCATCGTAGACCAGAGCTGGTTCACGTTCATCGTGATCACACTGATCCTGACCGCAGGAACCGCGTTCCTGATGTGGCTGGGTGAGCAGATCAACGAGTACGGAATCGGAAACGGCATCTCCCTGCTGATCTTCGGCGGCATCGTCGCCAGGATCCCCAGTGGGATCGCCTCCGTGTGGAACAAGTATCAGGAAGGCACCATGAGCATCATCACACTGCTGCTGTTCGTCATCTTTGCCATCCTGGTCATCGTAGGGATCATCGAGATCCAGCAGGGAACCAGAAGAATCCCGGTGCAGTACGCCAAGAGAGTCGTAGGAAAGAAAATGTACGGTGGCCAGTCCACCCACATTCCACTGAAGGTCAATCAGGCCGGCGTAATTCCAATCATTTTCGCGCTGTCCATCCTGCAGTTCCCACTGACGATCATGTATTTCTTCCCGAACACACCGTTCTACGAGTTCTGTGAGAAATACCTGTCGCCGGGAGGAAGCCCGGGCGTATGGGTTTACGCTGTACTGAACGTACTGCTCATCATCTTCTTCAACTACTTCTACACGGCGGTCACATTCAACCCCGTAGAGGTAGCCCAGAACATGAAAGCAAACGGAGGATTCATCCCGGGTATTCGTCCGGGAAGACCTACGGTAGACTACCTGAGCAAGGTAATGTCCAGGATCTCCATCGTAGGCGCGATCTTCCTGGCAGTGATTGCAACACTGCCGACGATCATTTCGCAGTATACAGGTCTCAATGTACACTTTGGAGGAACATCTCTGCTGATCGCAGTCGGTGTTGCTCTGGATACGATGAGACAGCTTGAAAACCAGATGGTAATGCGTAATTACCAGGGATTCCTGAAGTGA